From Anaerococcus urinomassiliensis:
ACATAGAAGAAAGCTGGGCAAATAATTAGCGTAAAATAGACAGTTTGTAACAATTACCGTATTGACTAGTTACAAAAATATTTTGTCTAAAATAAAGAATTATGGTAAAAATAAAAGTTTTTTCCCTAAACTGAGATAAAATTTAAAAAAAAACTATATGAAAACGTTGAAATAACAATCCTCCATAAAAAACTTACAAAGTATCTACATTTTCCTAATAATTACATAATTTCTACACAATTAGCCTGTATAATAGCTCTTGTAAAAAACATTCTGTTAATATTTTGTAACTATTATTACAAAACAAGAAAATTAAGAAGAGTAAGTCAATTATGACTATGAAAGGAATATAAATATAAATGTTTAATTTTAAAAAGTATGCCCTAGCAGCAGCACTAATAGTTCCAAGTGTAATTGGATTTTCTGCAAAAGATGCAGATGCAGCTAAGGTTATTATCGACAAAGAACTAGCAAGTGCAGTAAATGTAAGAAGCCAAGCAAAAATGGGAGATAATGTATTAGGACTTATCTCAAATGAAGAAAAAGCATATGAAATCAAATCTAATGAAGGAGATTGGCTACACATAGATTTTGAGGGTAAAGATGCATATGTAGCAAAAAGATTCTTCCACATATTAGATGAAGATAAAATCATTGCAGATACAAACTTTAGAAACAAACCAACAATTGATTCTGAAGTTATCAGTGTACTTCCTACTGGAACAGTAGTAGAAGTTACAGAAATTGCTGAAAATGGTTATGTAAAAGTAAAAGTAAATGACAAAGAAGGTTATGTTTACAACAACCTACTTGAATCATTTAGAAAAGCTAATGAAAAGAAATACGCTACACAAGCTACAACAAGTACATCAAATAATAATGTAGCAGCTAGCCAACCAACACAAACATATAAATATGTAGAAACAACACAAACTAACCAACAACCAGCACAACAAACTCAACAAACTCAACAATCATACCAAGGATCATCAAGCTGGGCAAAAGAATGGATAGCTCAAAGAGAATCTAACGGTTCATACACAGCTTACAATCCAAATGGTGGTTACTACGGTAGATACCAATTAAATCCATCACTAGTTCACTACGGGGCATCACCAGCTGAACAAGAAGCTGCAGCTGATAACTATGTTGCACAAAGATACGGATCATGGGAAGCAGCTCAACAATTCTGGGCAGCTAATGGTTGGTATTAATAATTAAATAAGTAATTTAGAATCTCTAAGCCTATAGGTTTAGAGATTTTTTGTTTCCTCATTTATTAAAAGTAAAGTAATAGTAAATAGAAATGAGGAATTATGAGAAAAATATTTTAATGAATTACTAGAAAAAGATCTTGCTTATTATCAGCAAGATGCTAGTATAGTTAAAAAGGACGGGCAAATCATAAATCCAAGCGGCAAGACTTATGAAAAAGCTGGCTTTGTAAAAAGTTTAGTATCTATTTTATTGGTAATTTTGTTATTTCAATTTAGATTCCTGTTCTAACACTATGAAAAATTTTACAAGGATTTTACAAATATATAGTATAATAGTTACAAAGTGATGAAAAATTAGGGGGATTTTTAATGTCTCAAGATATTAATTACTATTTAAGAGATTTAGTCGATAATTCAAAAATAAACAAATTGCTAGCTGATGATGAAACAGATATTAGTCTTATCCTAGATTTGTATACAGCTGATTACAAAGGATCAAGGATAAAATTCCATTACAAGGACCAAGAGGTAACCATAGATACAGAAGATAGAAAAATTTTATCCTATTGCGGCAAAAAAGTTACAGAAAATTTAGATGTTATAACAGCTTTAAGCTTAGATTACGAAATACTAAGATTGTTTAATATTTATAAACTTGACGAAGATCATTTTGAAGAACTTGGTGAAAATTTCCAAGCTGAAATAAAAAATGAATACAATCATGAAAGCAAAAAGTTGGAAGATTATCTAATTGAATATCTAAAAGATATCAAAGAAAATGATTATGACGAAAAGCTCATAGGATCTCTTATTAACAAATCAATCTTTAATAAAAAAGATGATCATTTCGTTCTCAGCAGGGGCATAAATGGTTCAACTATAAAGTACAACTCTTCTAAGAATAAATTTACTATTAAAAACAATTATTCATTCAAAGAAAAATTCAAGACAGATGAAATTATCAAAGATTTTGATGTAGCGAAGTTTAACCAAGTAGCAGAGAGCATAAGTCAAAGAAAAATATATGAGAAAAAACGTATAGAACTTGAGGATGGAATTTCTGAATACATAGGTTTTAACCCAGGCTCTATCATATTTTCTGATCTAGACTTTGATAATTAATACTTTATTTAAAGGAGAGATAATATGCAAAATAACCCAATACTTACAATAGAAATTGAAAATGGCGATATAATAAAAGCTGAACTTTATCCTGAAATCGCCCCAAATACAGTTAATAACTTCATATCCCTAGTTAAACAAGGATTTTATGATGGGATAATCTTCCATAGAGTTATAAAAGGATTTATGATCCAAGGTGGAGATCCAGAGGCAACTGGCATGGGTGGCCCAGGATATTCTATAAGGGGTGAATTTAGGTCAAATGGTTTTGAAAACAATTTGAAACATAGCGCTGGAGTTTTATCAATGGCAAGATCTATGATGCCAAACTCTGCTGGTAGCCAATTTTTCATCATGCATAAGGATAGTCCACATCTAGATGGTGACTATGCTGCATTCGGTAAAGTTATTGAGGGAATGGAAGTAGTCGACAAGATTGCAGAAACTGTAACAGACAGATCCGATAGACCAAAAGAAGAACAAAAAATGAAAAAAGTTACAGTTGATACTTTCGGAGAAAACTACCCAGAGCCAGAAAAAATGTAATTTAAAAGACGTTGGTAGATGATTTTCTACCAACGTCTTTTTTAATTAATTTATTTGCCACAATTTCTGCAAGTTTTTCTAAAGTAATCATTTCTTTTTATCTGGTGCTTGCAGTGGGGGCATTTAAAGAAAATTTTCTCAATTATAATTGTGATTATAAATATAATTAGAAAAATTATTATTGAATACCATGATAGCCTTCCCTTGTTTAGCAAGTCAAAGATTAAAATAGCAAGGCCAATAAAGCCTAAGATTAGATTTAATTGGCTAGCTTTTTTTAAATTCACTTATAGCTCCTTTATCAAAAATTAATCTAAAATTTAGAAATATCTTTGCCACAGTGTGGGCAATATTTAGCTGGTTTTAGTAAATAATCATTAATTAGACTATTGCAATATGGACACTTATTGGCAGCAAAATACAATATAATACCAACAACAGCAAGTAATATAGCTAGAACTATATTCCAAGTGATACTTGTAGCAAAGGGATTATTAAAGGCGAAAATTAAAATCAAAGCCACAATCCACAAGGCTATAGATATTAGGTTATAGTGTTTTCTTTTCATTATTAACTCCTATAGATTGTCGTAATTTTCCAATAGTTTTTCAAGAACATTGATTCTTTCTTGGATAGTTTTGCCTTCGTCAGTATCTTTGATTAGCATCCTTGGATGAAGGACTTCGACTTCTCTAATATTTGGCTTGTAAGAACTTACCTCATCTGTGATGGATTCGTAATTGCTGTGCTCTGCCAGGGAAACTGAGTGGGAGTTAAAGACTAAAGTGTATCCTGCTATGCCGGTTTTGGCTTGGTAAGGTTTGGATATGCCACCGTCTATTACATATAGTTTTCCTTTTGCCTTTACTGGACTGTCTCCTTTTTTGGTTTTTACAGGGACGTGTCCGTTTATGATTCTTCTTCTGTCACTTTTGACTTCAAATTCGTCCAAAATCATTTCTACAATTTCTTCCTTGTTGCAAAGTGAGAAATATGGGTTGTAGACTTCTTCTCTTAGTTTCTTGTCATCTACAAATAAATTTTCAAAGTATGAAAATTGAGATTTGCCAAAAATAGGGGAATATTTGCCATTAAAGAGATACCAGATAAAGTCTATGGAGTATTCGTCGTTTTTGTAGTAAGCATCACGAGTGATTTTTTCAAGCTTATCCATAAGGCTCTTGCCACAATATTTTTTGCCCTTTATTTCAATTTCTGTGAAAGATCCATCTTCATTTAGTGGAATACAACCATGGAATAACAAAGAACCATTTTCTACTTTGTATAAGCTTCCGTTTTCGTATAAGAACTTTATGTGCTTGTTTAATTTCACACTGCGTTTAAAATCTTTTTGTAGGGTAGATATTACACATTTTTCCTCTTCTGTTAGTCTTAGAGGGTCCTCTGGATCTACTGTAGGAAGATTTGTATCTTTTAGGGCCACACCCTTGTAGGTCATGTTTTTGTAGTCTATATGTCTTAGGAAATTTCTGTCATCCATCTTAAACTCTGGATTTCTTTCTAGGAGTGTTCCATCAAGCTTGTATCTGATTATTGAAATAGCCTTAAACATCTTTGCAGCAACTTCATCGTTTATATTGTCATATAAGTTCTTGTCAAAAACTCTAGGCATAAAAATCTCAGCTGGATCATCGCCGTATGTTGTCATGGCAAATTCATACAAAGGTCTAAGATTTATAGCATAACCATCTTCAAGCATATCAAAGTTACTGTATTGGATGGCATTTGCAAGACAGGCAGCTGTAAGAGCCTCGTTGCCACAAACTGCACCCATCCATTCTATATCGTGGTTGCCCCACTGAATATCAATATTTGGGAATCCTATAAGCTCATCAATTATGACTTGAGGAGCAGGTCCTCTGTCAAATATATCGCCAACAACATGTAGTTTGTCGACACTTATTCTTTGGATAAAAGTTGAAATTAGTATGATAAAATCTTTGGCAGCTCCATACTTTACAACATTTTCTATTAGTTTGTCATAATAGGTTTTCTTGTTGTATTCGGAATCATTAGTATAGAGTAATTCATCTACAATAGGTGAGAATAAGTCGCCAAACTTTTCCTTTACATAGTCTTTGGCGTACTTTGTAGATACAAATCTAAATAGACTTATGAGCCTGTGAATATTGATAGTTAGAAAGTCTTCTGTAAGCTCGTTTTTTAATTCCAATTCGTGCAAGACTTCTTTTGGATTATAAACAAGTTCGGTTAGCCTATCTTGTTCTTCTTTAAGCAAGGTATCGCCAAAGTTTATAGAAGTTTTTTCCCTTATATTGCCTGATGCAGACTTTAATAGTTGCAAAAATGCACTGGCTTCTCCGTGGATGTCAGAGAAAAAATATTCTGTTCCCTTTGGTAGGTATAGTTTTGAACTAAGGGAAATTAGTTCGTTTCTTACTTCTCTTTTTGAATTGTAGTTCTCTTTTAATAATTTGTAATAACTTTCATCCATTTTGCTATCCTTTTTTATTTTATTGTTCCTGTTCTCCTACATTAGATTCTTTCTTTTCTTTCTTCTTTGCTATTCGTACTGTTTGACTCTGGTCTTTATTTGCTTTTGGACTGCTTTCATAAACCATCTTTTTATCTTTTTCTAAAAGCTGGTAGTTGGCGTCACTTGTCTTTACCTTGCTTGTATCGTCAATTTTTATTTTATCGTTATTTGCTTTTACTACGTCATTTTTATTTTCAAACTCAATATATTCTTTAGGTTTGACATCTTCTTCTAGTATATGCTCATTTTCATAAGCACCTCTTGATTTTGCAATAAGTCCTAAGATAGAATTTATCACAATTATGGCATTTAGAGCCATAACTACATATATTAGTGGACTCTTTGCATCTCTTAACATTACTAATATGAAGGCATCGATTATTATAAAGATAAGTGCGAAGCATAGGTTAGAAATATGATATTTGCCTAAACTTCCTGCCTTAAATATGTGTCTTGTTATTACGACATTAAATATAAAACAAAGAGCAAAAATCCCAATTAATATTGCCTTTATAAGTCCTTTTGCTATATTGGGAAATCCTGCAATATCAACAGCAGCCATCAGAAGATTGACATCAACTAAGGCTACAAAAGCTATTGCTAGCAAAAAAACAATTGTAACTACCGATCTAAAAATACCGGTGATTGTAGAAAATAATTTAACTAATTCTTTCATAAGTCCTCCGTTACTTTTATTATAACATAAATAGGAATTATTTAGAGTAAAAATATTAATTTGTGGTATAATTAAAATTTATACTCGAAAAGCTAGATCTTGTTTGTATAGTAATAGTAAAGTGAGGTATTTATGGATTTTTATGATGTATTAAGTAAACGTGTTTCTACAAGAAAGTTCACAGACGAAAAAGTAAATGGGGAGGATATAAAAACACTAATTGATGCTGCAAACAAAGCTCCTATTGCCATGGGCCAATACGATAGCTCAAGGCTTACAGTTATAGAGGATAGGAATCTTATCAAAGAGATTAGCCAGGAGTACAAAGACTTTACAGGCAAGGATAGTGATGCTCTTTATAATGCTCCAGTCTTTATAATTTTTTCATCCAACAAAGACAATACTTCCAAATACGAGGATGCAGGCTGCGTTTTGGAAAATATTGCCCTTGCTGCTACAAATCTAAATCTTGGTTCTTGCTATATAAGAGGCCTAGTTAACAAGCTAGGAAATGAGGCCAAATACATAGATAAGCTTATGCTAGATAGGGGATACTATCCAGTTAGTGGTATTATAGTTGGCCATAGCGAAGATGAGCTTAAGGGCAAAGATCATAAGATATTGACAAATCATATTTGACAAAACCCTGGATTAGATGGTATAATTAAGCATTGCTAGAAATCTAATCATCTAGATTTTATTCATTCATAAAGGCTAATTTTCTTAGCCTTTTGTGTTTTTATTGTGTTTTTATAGTGAAGGAGTTTTAATTAATGGCCCAATATCACAAAGAGTATTTTGGAAAAACTGAGCGTGTGAGTTTTTCTAAATTCCCTCAAGTCTTAGATTTACCTAATTTGCTAAAAGTTCAGAAAGATTCCTATGACTGGTTCCTTAAAGAAGGTCTTGGAGAAATCCTAGAAGATATATCTCCAATAGAGGACTACAATGGTAATCTTATTCTTGAATTTGTCGGATATGAATTTGATGATGAAACAAAATATTCTATCCAAGAAGCAAAGTATAAGGATACAACTTATTCAAGAGATTTGAAGGTTAAAGCTAGACTTATTAATAAGGAAACAGAAGAAGTTAAGGAACAAGAAGTTTTCATGGGAGATTTCCCAATGATGACAGACTCAGCAACTTTTGTAATAAACGGAGCTGAAAGGGTAATAGTAAGCCAACTTGTTAGAAGCCCTGGTGTTTATTATGCAGAAGAAACTGACAAATCTGGTGATAAGCTTTATTCTTCAACTGTTATACCAAATAGGGGTGCCTGGATAGAATTTGATACAGATGCTAGCCATACTGTAAATGTTCGTCTTGATAGAACAAGAAAACTTCCGGCAACAACTTTAGTTCGTGCCCTATTATTTGAAAGTGATGATGAGATTATAAGAGCCCTTGGCGATACTCCTCATCTTAGAACAACCTTAGAAAAAGAAAATTCTGAAACTAGCGAAGAAGCGCTAATCGAAATATATAGAAAATTAAAACCAGGAGATCCTGCAAGTTTGGAATCTTCTCAAAATCTCATAAATAACCTATTGTTTGATGATAGAAGATATGATTTGGCAAAAGTAGGTAGGTACAAATACAACCTTAAACTTGCTTTGTGGCCAAGAATTGAAGGAAGAATTGCAGCAAGTGATGTAATCGATGGTGAAACTGGAGAAGTATTCATCAAAGAAGGTGAAACAATAGACAGAGCTACTGCTATAGCAATTGAAAATTCTGGTATTAATTCAGTTGATATCAAAAAATTAAATAATGATGGTGAAGACCAAATTTTAAGAATAGTTGGCAACCACTTTGTTGATATAAATTCTTTTGAAGAACTTCATGATGTAGACTATGACGTAGATGAATTCTCAGAAAAAGTTTACTATCCAGTTATGAGAGAAATAATTGATAGTGCAAGTGATAATGAAGAAATTCTTGACATGATGACTAAGAGAAAGAAAGAATTATCACCAAAAAATATCACTCGTAGCGATCTACTAGCTATAGTTAACTACCAATTCAACCTATTTGAAGGCATAGGTGAAGTTGATGATATCGACCACTTAGGAAACCGTAGAGTTCGTGGTGTTGGTGAATTACTTCAAAACCAATTTAGAGTAGGTCTTGCTCGTATGGAAAGAGTTGTTCGTGAGAGAATGACAACCCAAGATCCAGATCTTGCAACACCTCAAGGACTTATAAACATAAAACCTGTTACAGCAGTTATAAAAGAATTCTTTGGTTCATCACAACTTTCACAATTTATGGACCAAACAAATCCAATGAGTGAGCTAACTCACAAGAGAAGATTATCAGCTCTTGGACCAGGTGGTTTGTCAAGAGACCGTGCAGGTGTTGAAGTCCGTGACGTTCACGATTCC
This genomic window contains:
- a CDS encoding aggregation-promoting factor C-terminal-like domain-containing protein; this translates as MFNFKKYALAAALIVPSVIGFSAKDADAAKVIIDKELASAVNVRSQAKMGDNVLGLISNEEKAYEIKSNEGDWLHIDFEGKDAYVAKRFFHILDEDKIIADTNFRNKPTIDSEVISVLPTGTVVEVTEIAENGYVKVKVNDKEGYVYNNLLESFRKANEKKYATQATTSTSNNNVAASQPTQTYKYVETTQTNQQPAQQTQQTQQSYQGSSSWAKEWIAQRESNGSYTAYNPNGGYYGRYQLNPSLVHYGASPAEQEAAADNYVAQRYGSWEAAQQFWAANGWY
- a CDS encoding peptidylprolyl isomerase — protein: MQNNPILTIEIENGDIIKAELYPEIAPNTVNNFISLVKQGFYDGIIFHRVIKGFMIQGGDPEATGMGGPGYSIRGEFRSNGFENNLKHSAGVLSMARSMMPNSAGSQFFIMHKDSPHLDGDYAAFGKVIEGMEVVDKIAETVTDRSDRPKEEQKMKKVTVDTFGENYPEPEKM
- a CDS encoding zinc ribbon domain-containing protein translates to MKRKHYNLISIALWIVALILIFAFNNPFATSITWNIVLAILLAVVGIILYFAANKCPYCNSLINDYLLKPAKYCPHCGKDISKF
- a CDS encoding fructose-bisphosphatase class III gives rise to the protein MDESYYKLLKENYNSKREVRNELISLSSKLYLPKGTEYFFSDIHGEASAFLQLLKSASGNIREKTSINFGDTLLKEEQDRLTELVYNPKEVLHELELKNELTEDFLTINIHRLISLFRFVSTKYAKDYVKEKFGDLFSPIVDELLYTNDSEYNKKTYYDKLIENVVKYGAAKDFIILISTFIQRISVDKLHVVGDIFDRGPAPQVIIDELIGFPNIDIQWGNHDIEWMGAVCGNEALTAACLANAIQYSNFDMLEDGYAINLRPLYEFAMTTYGDDPAEIFMPRVFDKNLYDNINDEVAAKMFKAISIIRYKLDGTLLERNPEFKMDDRNFLRHIDYKNMTYKGVALKDTNLPTVDPEDPLRLTEEEKCVISTLQKDFKRSVKLNKHIKFLYENGSLYKVENGSLLFHGCIPLNEDGSFTEIEIKGKKYCGKSLMDKLEKITRDAYYKNDEYSIDFIWYLFNGKYSPIFGKSQFSYFENLFVDDKKLREEVYNPYFSLCNKEEIVEMILDEFEVKSDRRRIINGHVPVKTKKGDSPVKAKGKLYVIDGGISKPYQAKTGIAGYTLVFNSHSVSLAEHSNYESITDEVSSYKPNIREVEVLHPRMLIKDTDEGKTIQERINVLEKLLENYDNL
- a CDS encoding nitroreductase family protein; the encoded protein is MDFYDVLSKRVSTRKFTDEKVNGEDIKTLIDAANKAPIAMGQYDSSRLTVIEDRNLIKEISQEYKDFTGKDSDALYNAPVFIIFSSNKDNTSKYEDAGCVLENIALAATNLNLGSCYIRGLVNKLGNEAKYIDKLMLDRGYYPVSGIIVGHSEDELKGKDHKILTNHI